A portion of the Streptomyces sp. NBC_01335 genome contains these proteins:
- a CDS encoding cation:dicarboxylate symporter family transporter, producing the protein MAGTAGQRDRTQYLYLAVIGAVVLGIIVGFAAPGVAVELKPIGTGFVNLIKMMISPIIFCTIVLGVGSVRKATKVGAVGGLALGYFLVMSTVALAIGLIVGNILEPGSGLHLTETVRAAGEKQAEGASESTADFLLGIIPKTMVSAFTEGEVLQTLLIALLAGFAIQALGSAGEPVLRGIGHIQKLVFRILAMIMWAAPVGAFGAMAAVVGETGVDALKSLAIIMVGFYLTCAIFVIVVLGSILRLVAGVNLFLLLKYLGREFLLILSTSSSESALPRLIAKMEHLGVSKPVVGITVPTGYSFNLDGTAIYLTMSSLFIANAMGDPLSAGEQISLLVFMVIASKGAAGVTGAGLATLAGGLQSHRPGLVDGVGLIVGIDRFMSEARALTNFAGNAVATILVGTWTKEIDRARVDEVLAGNLPFDERMLEDDAPSDPATSAGSPTGEEVPDQRDGGVVPAKV; encoded by the coding sequence GTGGCAGGGACAGCCGGACAGCGGGACCGCACCCAGTATCTGTACCTCGCCGTCATCGGCGCCGTGGTGCTCGGCATCATCGTGGGGTTCGCCGCCCCCGGGGTCGCCGTCGAGCTGAAACCCATCGGTACCGGCTTCGTCAACCTGATCAAGATGATGATCTCGCCGATCATCTTCTGCACGATCGTGCTCGGCGTCGGCTCGGTGCGCAAGGCCACCAAGGTCGGCGCGGTGGGCGGGCTGGCACTCGGCTACTTCCTGGTCATGTCGACCGTCGCCCTCGCCATCGGCCTGATCGTCGGCAACATCCTGGAGCCCGGCTCCGGGCTGCACCTCACCGAGACCGTCCGCGCGGCAGGCGAGAAGCAGGCGGAGGGGGCGAGCGAGTCCACCGCCGACTTCCTGCTCGGCATCATCCCGAAGACCATGGTCTCGGCCTTCACCGAGGGCGAGGTCCTCCAGACCCTGCTGATCGCCCTGCTCGCCGGCTTCGCCATCCAGGCCCTGGGCTCCGCCGGAGAGCCCGTCCTGCGCGGCATCGGCCACATCCAGAAGCTCGTCTTCCGCATCCTCGCCATGATCATGTGGGCGGCGCCGGTCGGCGCGTTCGGCGCGATGGCGGCCGTGGTCGGCGAGACCGGAGTGGACGCGCTGAAGTCGCTCGCCATCATCATGGTCGGCTTCTACCTCACCTGTGCGATCTTCGTCATCGTCGTCCTGGGCAGCATCCTGCGCCTGGTCGCCGGGGTGAACCTCTTCCTGCTGCTGAAGTACCTCGGCCGCGAATTCCTGCTGATCCTCTCCACCTCGTCCTCCGAGTCCGCCCTGCCGCGCCTCATCGCGAAGATGGAACACCTCGGCGTCAGCAAGCCCGTCGTCGGCATCACCGTGCCGACCGGCTACTCCTTCAACCTCGACGGCACCGCCATCTACCTCACGATGTCGTCCCTCTTCATCGCCAACGCCATGGGCGACCCGCTGAGCGCGGGCGAGCAGATCTCCCTCCTCGTCTTCATGGTCATCGCCTCCAAGGGCGCCGCCGGAGTCACCGGCGCCGGACTCGCCACCCTCGCGGGCGGCCTCCAGTCGCACCGCCCCGGACTCGTGGACGGCGTCGGCCTGATCGTCGGCATCGACCGCTTCATGAGCGAGGCCCGCGCCCTGACCAACTTCGCGGGGAACGCCGTCGCCACCATCCTCGTCGGCACCTGGACGAAGGAGATCGACCGGGCCCGCGTGGACGAGGTCCTGGCCGGCAACCTGCCCTTCGACGAACGGATGCTGGAGGACGACGCACCTTCGGACCCGGCCACGAGTGCCGGTTCTCCGACCGGCGAAGAGGTGCCCGACCAGCGCGACGGGGGCGTGGTCCCGGCGAAGGTCTGA
- a CDS encoding ATP-binding protein, translating into MPIPTQNPPPAPLSWAVPRAVEDGSVRLSVSFPPGPHRVKAMRQLAGRLLRQSNLDDELIGTVELLVSELVTNAVVHGHGKEVRFSLAYVDGSDVLIEVDDRSPAPLRVRYPSPEQESGRGLLLVDALARAWGRWGSCTWCAVSTQQVRV; encoded by the coding sequence ATGCCCATCCCCACGCAGAACCCCCCGCCCGCCCCTCTGTCCTGGGCGGTTCCCCGAGCGGTCGAGGACGGTTCGGTCAGACTCAGCGTCTCGTTTCCTCCCGGCCCCCATCGGGTGAAGGCGATGAGGCAGCTGGCGGGGAGGCTGCTCCGGCAGAGCAACCTCGACGACGAACTGATCGGGACGGTAGAACTTCTGGTCAGCGAGCTGGTGACCAATGCCGTGGTGCACGGACACGGCAAGGAGGTCCGCTTCTCACTCGCGTACGTGGACGGCAGCGACGTGCTCATCGAGGTGGACGACCGCTCCCCAGCCCCGTTGCGGGTCCGGTATCCGAGTCCTGAGCAGGAGTCCGGCCGGGGACTGCTGCTGGTCGACGCCCTGGCGCGAGCCTGGGGGCGATGGGGCTCGTGTACGTGGTGCGCCGTATCGACGCAGCAGGTGCGGGTCTGA
- a CDS encoding helix-turn-helix domain-containing protein produces the protein MITDVEAATPALCRLQLGSELRQLRAATGLTSRQVVRKLLWSPSKLTRLETGENASVEPSDIMALCQIYEAGEEISELLKGYAAVTKTKRDWWQSPEYRPVIRPGFKAFLGLEATAAALHNYESEYVPGLLQTAEYVRVIHRRAHQGMSDGDIDRMVAVRMNRQDVLHRTSPLKLTAIISEAVLMRQVGGPKVMRSQLAHIAELAEAPNVRVQVVPFKAGHHTGMNGAFMLLKFRDQVGLRPIVYFENLIDSWVTRRQADVERFEDGVADLQALAPGPQESLSMIMKAMKEL, from the coding sequence ATGATCACGGACGTCGAGGCGGCGACACCCGCGCTGTGCCGCCTTCAATTAGGCAGCGAGTTGCGTCAGTTGCGTGCGGCCACGGGCCTCACCTCCCGCCAAGTCGTTCGCAAGCTTCTGTGGAGCCCTTCGAAGCTCACTCGCCTCGAAACCGGTGAGAACGCTTCGGTCGAACCCTCCGACATCATGGCGCTGTGCCAGATCTACGAGGCCGGTGAGGAGATCAGTGAGCTGCTGAAGGGGTATGCGGCCGTCACCAAGACCAAGCGTGACTGGTGGCAGTCGCCTGAGTACCGGCCGGTGATCCGCCCTGGATTCAAGGCGTTTCTGGGCCTGGAAGCCACAGCGGCGGCGCTGCACAACTACGAGTCCGAGTACGTTCCGGGGCTTCTGCAGACTGCCGAGTACGTGCGAGTGATTCACAGGCGTGCGCATCAGGGGATGAGCGACGGCGACATCGACCGAATGGTCGCGGTGCGCATGAATCGCCAGGACGTGCTGCATCGGACCTCCCCGCTCAAACTCACGGCGATCATCAGCGAGGCGGTGTTGATGCGTCAGGTCGGTGGCCCCAAGGTGATGCGGTCCCAGCTCGCCCACATCGCGGAATTGGCGGAGGCGCCGAACGTCCGGGTGCAGGTGGTGCCCTTCAAGGCTGGCCATCACACTGGCATGAACGGCGCCTTCATGCTCTTGAAGTTTCGTGATCAGGTCGGCCTGAGGCCGATCGTCTACTTCGAGAACCTCATCGACAGCTGGGTAACCCGTCGTCAGGCGGATGTCGAACGGTTCGAGGACGGAGTGGCCGACCTGCAGGCTCTTGCTCCGGGGCCGCAGGAATCTCTGAGTATGATCATGAAAGCAATGAAGGAGCTATGA
- a CDS encoding DUF397 domain-containing protein, whose product MTITAHLLAGAEWFKSSYSNDQAQACVEGARLPVGAMAVRDSKVVDGPLFVAAGPAWTAFMAAVIDGRFSG is encoded by the coding sequence ATGACGATTACGGCCCATCTGCTCGCCGGCGCTGAATGGTTCAAGTCCAGCTACAGCAACGATCAGGCCCAGGCGTGCGTCGAGGGAGCCCGCCTTCCCGTCGGCGCCATGGCCGTACGAGACTCCAAGGTCGTCGACGGTCCCCTGTTCGTTGCAGCGGGTCCGGCGTGGACGGCGTTCATGGCCGCCGTAATCGATGGGCGCTTCTCCGGCTGA
- a CDS encoding penicillin acylase family protein gives MNPAKRLLGRARRARPRAAVVSLLAAGALLGGALAAAPTASATSDPLPAAGDPCQGQCLDILTAGENGHATLAGILLHQTIGTRPAHSADQIEKYDNLLHDYSGLTPDQLANYFNDASFGVPSGQTESSTLTPRSGVTITRDKATGTPHIKGTTRSDTEFGAGYAAGQDRLWLMDILRHVGRGQLSSFAGGAAGNRALEESLWAVAPYTEADLHAQLDRVAASGARGAQAVQDINDYVAGVNAFIDADLDANNYPGEYELTGHGKNIADFTPTDTVAIASVVGAIFGSGGGGEVENALAELALQQQYGTTAGSAAYRAWRAQNDTEATTTLHTGSFPYATTPAAPVGTATPDTGTVTAYRHAVNGTGTGATAATTTATATAAATSTTARATATTGEGVLPADLITGEHGMSNALVVSGDHTASGHPIAVFGPQTGYYAPQLLMVQELDGPGLRSRGASFPGISFYVEIGRGLDYSWSATSANQDITDTFAVELCEPSGATPTTASRSYLLRGVCTPFEKLTAHNSWAPTTADSTAAGSYDLETLRSAYGLVTHVGKSGGKPVAYTALRSTYQHELDSVIGFQQFNDPSVITSATAFQTAAQDVGYTFNWFYADAHHTAYYNSGVNPVRAAATDPDKPIWAKPAYEWQGWNPTVNTSAVTPPAQHPHSADQDYYVSWNNKQAAGFTSGWGNGAVHRADLLDSRVSALVTTGGVTRAQLVKAMEDAAATDLRAEEVLPEILRVIDSAAVTDPALSATVEQLRAWAASGSERREPSKGAGTYDRATAIRVLDAWWPLLVEGVFQPKLGTAAYQALTAVAPINESPSGGQNGSGAVGTGIAAAQAHKGSSFQHGWWSYLDKDLRAVLGNAVASPLDRTYCGTGTLASCRNVLLTTLATAAAVPAATVYPADASCSAGDQVCADSIVHRAMGGITVPRIAWQNRPTYQQVVEFPATRSDSLTNLAAGAKATASDYQNAVVVTYPPKQAVDGDWSTRWASKTVDTAWITVDLGAVRRVGRTALDWSDQYAVKYTVEVSSDNAAWTTVHTTTAGSGGTENRSFTPVDARYVRITGLVKGTDNRYSLNEIGIYAQ, from the coding sequence TTGAATCCTGCCAAGCGCCTCCTGGGGCGCGCGCGCCGGGCCAGACCCCGCGCCGCCGTCGTCTCCCTCCTCGCCGCCGGAGCGCTGCTCGGCGGCGCCCTGGCCGCCGCCCCTACGGCGTCCGCGACCTCCGATCCGCTGCCCGCCGCCGGTGACCCCTGCCAGGGACAGTGCCTGGACATCCTCACCGCGGGCGAGAACGGCCACGCCACCCTGGCCGGCATCCTGCTGCACCAGACGATCGGCACCCGCCCGGCGCACTCCGCCGACCAGATCGAGAAGTACGACAACCTGCTGCACGACTACTCCGGGCTCACCCCCGACCAGTTGGCGAACTACTTCAACGACGCCTCCTTCGGCGTACCGTCCGGGCAGACCGAGTCCTCCACCCTCACCCCGCGGAGCGGCGTCACCATCACCCGGGACAAGGCCACCGGGACCCCGCACATCAAGGGCACCACCCGATCCGACACCGAGTTCGGCGCCGGTTACGCGGCGGGCCAGGACCGGCTGTGGCTGATGGACATCCTGCGCCACGTCGGGCGCGGGCAGCTGTCCTCGTTCGCGGGCGGTGCGGCGGGCAACCGGGCGCTGGAGGAGAGCCTCTGGGCCGTCGCCCCGTACACCGAGGCCGACCTCCACGCCCAGCTCGACCGGGTCGCGGCCTCCGGGGCGCGCGGCGCCCAGGCCGTGCAGGACATCAACGACTACGTGGCGGGCGTCAACGCCTTCATCGACGCCGACCTGGACGCCAACAACTACCCGGGCGAGTACGAGCTCACCGGCCACGGCAAGAACATCGCCGACTTCACGCCCACCGACACGGTCGCCATCGCCTCGGTGGTCGGCGCCATCTTCGGCAGCGGGGGCGGCGGCGAGGTCGAGAACGCGCTCGCCGAACTCGCCCTCCAGCAGCAGTACGGCACCACCGCCGGCTCCGCCGCGTACCGGGCCTGGCGCGCGCAGAACGACACCGAGGCCACCACCACCCTGCACACCGGCAGCTTCCCGTACGCCACCACGCCCGCCGCCCCGGTCGGTACGGCGACGCCCGACACCGGCACGGTGACCGCCTACCGGCACGCGGTCAACGGCACCGGTACCGGCGCGACGGCGGCCACCACCACCGCCACGGCGACAGCTGCCGCCACCTCCACCACCGCGAGAGCCACCGCCACCACCGGCGAGGGAGTCCTGCCCGCCGACCTGATCACCGGCGAACACGGCATGTCCAACGCCCTGGTGGTCTCCGGCGACCACACCGCCTCCGGCCACCCGATCGCCGTCTTCGGACCGCAGACCGGCTACTACGCGCCCCAGCTCCTCATGGTCCAGGAGCTGGACGGCCCGGGCCTCCGTTCGCGCGGCGCCTCCTTCCCGGGCATCAGCTTCTACGTGGAGATCGGCCGCGGCCTCGACTACTCCTGGAGCGCCACCTCGGCCAACCAGGACATCACCGACACCTTCGCCGTCGAACTCTGCGAGCCCTCGGGCGCGACGCCCACCACCGCCTCCCGCTCCTACCTGCTGCGCGGCGTCTGCACCCCCTTCGAGAAGCTGACCGCCCACAACTCCTGGGCGCCCACCACCGCCGACTCCACTGCGGCCGGCTCCTACGACCTGGAGACGCTCCGGTCCGCGTACGGGCTGGTCACGCATGTCGGGAAGAGCGGCGGCAAGCCGGTGGCGTACACCGCGCTGCGCTCCACCTACCAGCACGAGCTGGACTCGGTGATCGGCTTCCAGCAGTTCAACGACCCCTCCGTCATCACCTCGGCCACCGCCTTCCAGACGGCCGCCCAGGACGTCGGGTACACCTTCAACTGGTTCTACGCGGACGCCCACCACACCGCGTACTACAACTCCGGCGTCAACCCGGTACGCGCCGCCGCCACCGACCCCGACAAGCCGATCTGGGCCAAGCCCGCCTACGAGTGGCAGGGCTGGAACCCGACGGTCAACACCTCGGCGGTCACCCCGCCCGCCCAGCACCCCCACTCCGCCGACCAGGACTACTACGTCAGCTGGAACAACAAGCAGGCGGCCGGATTCACCTCCGGCTGGGGCAACGGCGCCGTGCACCGGGCCGACCTGCTGGACAGCCGGGTCTCCGCCCTCGTCACCACGGGCGGCGTGACCCGCGCCCAGCTGGTGAAGGCGATGGAGGACGCCGCCGCCACCGACCTGCGGGCCGAGGAGGTGCTGCCCGAGATCCTCCGGGTCATCGACAGCGCCGCCGTGACCGACCCCGCCCTCTCCGCCACCGTCGAACAGCTGCGCGCCTGGGCCGCCTCGGGCTCCGAACGCCGCGAGCCGTCCAAGGGCGCCGGGACGTACGACCGGGCGACCGCGATCCGGGTGCTGGACGCCTGGTGGCCGCTGCTGGTCGAAGGGGTGTTCCAGCCGAAGCTGGGCACCGCCGCCTACCAGGCGCTCACCGCCGTCGCACCCATCAACGAGTCGCCGTCCGGCGGACAGAACGGCTCCGGCGCGGTCGGCACCGGCATCGCCGCGGCCCAGGCCCACAAGGGCTCCTCCTTCCAGCACGGCTGGTGGAGCTACCTCGACAAGGACCTGCGCGCGGTGCTCGGCAACGCGGTCGCCTCGCCCCTGGACCGTACGTACTGCGGTACCGGCACCCTCGCGTCCTGCCGGAACGTCCTGCTGACCACCCTGGCGACCGCCGCGGCCGTCCCGGCGGCCACCGTCTACCCGGCGGACGCGTCCTGCTCGGCGGGCGACCAGGTCTGCGCCGACTCCATCGTGCACCGGGCCATGGGCGGCATCACCGTGCCCCGGATCGCCTGGCAGAACCGGCCCACCTACCAGCAGGTGGTGGAGTTCCCGGCCACCCGCTCGGACAGCCTCACCAACCTCGCCGCCGGGGCCAAGGCCACCGCGTCCGACTACCAGAACGCCGTGGTGGTCACCTACCCGCCCAAGCAGGCGGTCGACGGGGACTGGTCCACCCGCTGGGCCAGCAAGACCGTCGACACCGCGTGGATCACCGTCGACCTCGGCGCGGTACGGCGGGTCGGCCGGACCGCGCTGGACTGGTCCGACCAGTACGCGGTGAAGTACACCGTGGAAGTCTCCTCGGACAACGCCGCCTGGACGACGGTGCACACCACCACCGCCGGCTCCGGCGGCACCGAGAACCGCTCCTTCACCCCGGTGGACGCCCGGTACGTGCGCATCACCGGGCTGGTCAAGGGCACCGACAACCGGTACTCGCTCAACGAGATCGGGATCTACGCCCAGTGA
- a CDS encoding alpha/beta fold hydrolase has protein sequence MTNFVLVAGAWLGGWAWDEVAEELRRGGHTVRPVTLSGLAEKRDVPAGQRTHVRDIVDEVEHAGLTDVVLVGHSYSGIPVGQAAELIGDRLAHVVFVDSNVPADGQAFASAPWAGQLEATIAAHGGFWPPLTASECEGQGLTETQIQRFIDGSTPHPGATLTEPAVLTRPLGELPATYVKCLLDGPEPDDDVVELLKSDRWRLIEMETGHWPMFSQPRELARILAEVPLPS, from the coding sequence ATGACGAACTTCGTGTTGGTGGCGGGAGCTTGGCTCGGCGGCTGGGCGTGGGACGAGGTGGCCGAGGAGCTGCGCCGGGGCGGGCACACCGTCCGTCCGGTGACCCTCTCCGGGCTCGCCGAGAAGCGTGACGTACCGGCGGGACAGCGGACCCACGTGCGGGACATCGTGGACGAGGTCGAACACGCCGGCCTGACCGACGTGGTGCTCGTCGGGCACAGCTACTCGGGCATCCCCGTGGGCCAGGCCGCCGAGCTCATCGGGGACCGGCTCGCCCACGTGGTGTTCGTGGACTCCAACGTCCCCGCCGACGGTCAGGCGTTCGCCTCCGCCCCGTGGGCCGGGCAGCTGGAAGCCACGATCGCCGCGCACGGCGGCTTCTGGCCCCCGCTGACCGCCTCGGAGTGCGAGGGCCAGGGACTCACGGAGACGCAGATCCAGCGTTTCATCGACGGCTCGACCCCCCACCCCGGCGCCACCCTCACCGAACCCGCCGTCCTCACCCGTCCGCTCGGCGAACTGCCCGCCACCTACGTCAAGTGCCTGCTCGACGGGCCGGAACCCGACGACGACGTGGTCGAGCTGCTCAAGAGCGACCGCTGGCGACTGATCGAGATGGAGACCGGCCACTGGCCGATGTTCTCGCAGCCGCGCGAACTGGCGCGCATCCTCGCGGAGGTCCCCCTCCCCTCCTGA
- a CDS encoding MerR family transcriptional regulator, giving the protein MRIGELAERAGTTTRALRYYESRGLLRARRSENGYRTYDENDLRQLRQIRTLQDFGFDLEETRPFVECLRAGHPAGDACPASLAVYRRKLDELDTLIAQLGTVRAEVGAQLARAEVEVAAGLPGGPEPRCELGGRQ; this is encoded by the coding sequence ATGCGAATCGGTGAGCTGGCCGAACGGGCCGGGACGACGACGCGGGCGCTGCGCTACTACGAGTCGCGCGGGCTGCTGCGTGCGAGACGGTCCGAGAACGGCTACCGCACCTACGACGAGAACGACCTCAGGCAGCTCCGCCAGATCCGGACCCTCCAGGACTTCGGGTTCGACCTGGAGGAGACCCGGCCGTTCGTGGAGTGCCTGCGGGCAGGGCACCCGGCCGGCGACGCCTGCCCCGCCTCCCTCGCCGTGTACCGGCGGAAGCTGGACGAGCTGGACACGCTGATCGCACAGCTGGGGACCGTACGGGCCGAGGTCGGCGCACAGCTCGCCCGCGCCGAGGTCGAGGTGGCCGCCGGACTTCCCGGCGGGCCGGAACCCCGATGTGAACTGGGAGGACGACAGTGA
- the trxA gene encoding thioredoxin → MIHAEGVTEVTDETFDDEVLGAGLPVLVEFTADWCGPCRQLAPVLSEIAREEADRLKIVQIDVDHNPGAAARYGVLSMPTLIVFRDGEPVKSMVGARPKRRLLQELEDVHATA, encoded by the coding sequence GTGATCCACGCAGAAGGCGTCACCGAGGTGACCGATGAGACCTTCGACGACGAGGTGCTCGGCGCCGGACTGCCGGTCCTGGTGGAATTCACCGCCGACTGGTGCGGCCCGTGCCGCCAGCTCGCCCCGGTGCTGAGCGAGATCGCCCGTGAAGAGGCCGACCGCCTCAAGATCGTGCAGATCGACGTCGACCACAACCCCGGTGCCGCCGCCCGCTACGGCGTGCTGTCGATGCCCACCCTGATCGTCTTCCGCGACGGCGAACCGGTGAAGTCGATGGTGGGCGCCCGCCCGAAGCGCCGCCTCCTCCAGGAGCTGGAGGACGTGCACGCGACGGCGTGA
- a CDS encoding Lrp/AsnC family transcriptional regulator, whose protein sequence is MAANLDDVDWAIITQLQQEARISLSELGRRVSLSPSATTERVRQLEALGVITGYAATVDLAKVGYPVLAVVRLKYPGNRHQPLHRLLAERHEILECLRTTGDDCYTLKLAATSMEHLESLVDELAGFGSTTTSVVYSRTLPPRGPRRP, encoded by the coding sequence ATGGCCGCGAATCTCGACGACGTCGACTGGGCGATCATCACCCAGTTGCAGCAGGAAGCCCGGATATCCCTGAGCGAGTTGGGACGGCGGGTGAGTCTCAGTCCTTCGGCCACCACCGAACGGGTGCGGCAGCTGGAGGCGCTGGGCGTCATCACGGGATACGCGGCGACGGTCGATCTGGCCAAGGTGGGCTATCCGGTACTGGCGGTCGTCCGGCTGAAGTACCCGGGCAACCGGCATCAGCCGCTGCACCGGCTGCTGGCCGAACGGCACGAGATTCTGGAGTGTCTGCGCACGACGGGCGACGACTGCTACACGCTGAAGCTGGCCGCGACCTCCATGGAGCATCTGGAGTCGCTCGTCGACGAGCTGGCCGGCTTCGGGAGTACGACCACGAGCGTGGTCTACAGCCGCACGCTGCCCCCGCGCGGCCCGCGCCGGCCTTGA
- a CDS encoding TIGR03619 family F420-dependent LLM class oxidoreductase, with product MQLGVNVPNFGPGTDPGTLRDWARTVEGLGYDLLMVSDHVAVTPDVAAQYPEPFHEPFTTLSWLAAVTTRLRLGTTVLVMPYRHPLLVARMAGNLNRLSGGRFVLGVGVGWARQEFAALGVPFTERGKLTDQYLDAVRAAWREDGPGPTASVPIWVGGNSDAAIRRAIRLDAPWHPLNNTVPWLRSAVVRHTLPGFAPRISLRLTTTPVDGPDRPAGVGTLEQVLDDLAQLERLGADTVVLDPYDGDPEETRRPEAAWQALATVADHWRTPA from the coding sequence ATGCAACTGGGCGTCAACGTACCGAACTTCGGGCCGGGAACCGACCCCGGCACCCTGCGCGACTGGGCGCGAACCGTGGAGGGCCTGGGATACGACCTCCTCATGGTGTCGGACCACGTCGCCGTCACCCCGGACGTGGCCGCGCAGTACCCGGAACCGTTCCACGAGCCGTTCACCACCCTGTCCTGGCTGGCGGCCGTCACCACCCGGCTCCGACTGGGCACGACCGTGCTGGTGATGCCCTACCGGCATCCCCTGCTCGTGGCCCGCATGGCCGGCAACCTGAACCGCCTCAGCGGCGGCAGGTTCGTGCTCGGCGTGGGCGTGGGCTGGGCCCGCCAGGAGTTCGCCGCCCTCGGCGTCCCGTTCACCGAGCGCGGCAAGCTCACCGACCAGTACCTGGACGCCGTACGCGCGGCTTGGCGGGAGGACGGTCCCGGCCCCACCGCATCCGTACCGATCTGGGTCGGCGGCAACAGCGACGCGGCCATCCGCCGCGCCATCAGACTCGACGCACCCTGGCACCCGCTGAACAACACCGTCCCCTGGTTGCGCTCGGCCGTCGTGAGACACACCCTGCCGGGCTTCGCTCCCCGGATCTCGCTGCGGCTGACCACCACACCCGTCGACGGCCCCGACCGGCCCGCCGGAGTCGGAACCCTCGAACAGGTCCTCGACGACCTTGCCCAGCTGGAGCGCCTCGGGGCGGATACCGTCGTTCTCGACCCCTACGACGGAGACCCGGAGGAGACCCGCCGGCCCGAAGCGGCCTGGCAGGCGCTCGCCACCGTGGCCGACCACTGGAGGACACCCGCGTGA
- a CDS encoding nucleoside deaminase → MITAADETLLRRAIGLAARAVTLGDAPYGSLLADADGTVLVEAHNTVRRDDDITAHPELKLARWAARELAPEVAARTTMYTSCQPCQMCAGGIVRSGLGRVVYALSTDQLVELNPDSGAWPEVPQEGPALFAEARTPIEDHRRG, encoded by the coding sequence GTGATCACTGCCGCCGACGAGACCCTGCTGCGGCGCGCGATCGGCCTGGCCGCCCGCGCCGTCACCCTGGGCGACGCACCGTACGGCTCCCTGCTCGCCGACGCGGACGGCACCGTACTCGTCGAGGCGCACAACACCGTGCGCCGCGACGACGACATCACCGCCCACCCGGAACTGAAGCTCGCCCGCTGGGCGGCCCGCGAACTCGCTCCAGAGGTGGCGGCCCGCACCACGATGTACACCAGCTGCCAGCCCTGCCAGATGTGCGCCGGCGGCATCGTCCGCTCCGGCCTCGGCCGGGTCGTGTACGCCCTCTCCACCGATCAGCTCGTCGAGCTCAACCCCGACTCCGGGGCATGGCCCGAGGTACCGCAGGAGGGACCGGCCCTCTTCGCGGAGGCCCGTACCCCCATCGAGGACCACCGGCGCGGGTGA
- a CDS encoding GlxA family transcriptional regulator: MEEREVVLVGYDEAELLDIACVTTSLATANRLGASPAYVVSVATPGGRAITCDSGLTLQGQRSLERLKGPLDTLIVSGGFGHQAAGDNARIVGHVRRLAGESRRVASVCTGATILAAAGLLNGKRATTHWWFAERLASAYPEITVDPAPIYTRDGSVSTAAGVTSALDLTLAFIEEDHGAELARAVARGLVTYLQRPGNQAQMSMFTATPAPTNRLVKRAVDHIAGHLSGDLTATVLAAHAGVSERHLARLFIDQLGRAPGRFVRDARTEAAAHLLTSTSLPVAKVAARCGFGTAESLRQAFVSRYGTPPSRYRATQSTSAT; this comes from the coding sequence ATGGAGGAACGAGAGGTGGTCCTCGTCGGATACGACGAGGCCGAGTTGCTGGACATCGCCTGCGTGACGACAAGCTTGGCCACCGCCAACCGGCTCGGGGCCAGCCCTGCCTACGTCGTGAGCGTGGCCACCCCGGGGGGCCGTGCGATCACCTGCGACTCGGGGCTGACACTGCAGGGCCAGCGATCACTGGAGCGGCTCAAGGGGCCGCTGGACACGCTGATCGTCTCGGGAGGGTTCGGCCATCAGGCCGCAGGGGACAACGCGCGGATCGTCGGCCATGTCCGCCGCCTGGCCGGGGAGAGCCGCAGAGTGGCCTCGGTCTGCACAGGGGCGACCATCCTGGCTGCCGCCGGCCTGCTCAACGGGAAACGCGCCACCACTCACTGGTGGTTCGCGGAGCGGCTGGCCTCCGCCTACCCGGAGATCACCGTGGATCCGGCGCCGATCTACACCCGCGACGGAAGCGTGTCCACCGCGGCGGGCGTCACCAGCGCCTTGGACCTCACCCTGGCCTTCATCGAGGAGGACCACGGCGCGGAGCTGGCGCGCGCCGTGGCCCGCGGCCTGGTCACCTATCTGCAACGGCCGGGAAACCAGGCACAGATGAGCATGTTCACAGCCACCCCGGCACCCACGAACAGGCTGGTCAAGCGAGCCGTCGACCACATCGCCGGCCACCTGTCCGGCGACCTGACCGCAACCGTACTGGCCGCCCATGCGGGTGTGAGCGAACGCCACCTGGCCCGGCTGTTCATCGATCAGCTTGGAAGGGCGCCGGGCCGATTCGTCCGCGACGCACGTACCGAGGCCGCCGCTCACCTCCTGACCTCCACCTCGCTCCCCGTGGCGAAGGTGGCCGCACGATGCGGCTTCGGCACCGCCGAATCGCTCCGCCAGGCATTCGTCAGCCGTTACGGGACACCGCCATCGCGCTACCGAGCGACGCAGAGCACATCAGCTACCTGA